The genomic window AAATAACCGGTTTTATTTGATCTAGCTCAAGAAGATATTGAAGCAGTTCTTTTTCCCACTCTAATCGATAAGATAATCGAGCCAAATCTCTTTGTGAATTTGGCGTATATACATTGACCAAGTAAAAAGATTCAAACTCTAACGTAATGATTCTTCCCTCTGGCTCCGTTTCATTCTCTCCTACACCATATTTAACGGAAAGCGGCTTCTTTTTTGTAAAAACTGCCGTACCTGAATAACCTTTTTTTAGCGCATAATTCCAAAATTGGTGATAGCCTTCAAGCTCAAGGTCGATCTGCCCTTCTTGCAGCTTTGACTCTTGAATGCAGAATATATCCGCATCCACCTCATGAAAATAATCTAAAAAGCCTTTTTTTACACAGGCTCGAATTCCATTCACATTCCATGATACAAATTTCATTTGGTATGACTCCTTTATAAAAAAACTCTAGATTAATAGAATATCATGGAACTAGTTTGCATGCTAATTAATAGCAGACAGAGAATCCCCTTATTACCTAAAAATTCGCATATTCGGCGAATGAATAGGACACAGAATTCGTTATTATGAGAAAGTATCCTTCTTTTCATGCAATAACGGAATGAGGGTCCGCAAACCTGGTGAAAAATAGTCTTTTCGGATAATTAATGGAACTACGGTCCTCTAAGTCCCTTTTTATACCTAAATTACA from Bacillus sp. DTU_2020_1000418_1_SI_GHA_SEK_038 includes these protein-coding regions:
- the xth gene encoding exodeoxyribonuclease III, which gives rise to MKFVSWNVNGIRACVKKGFLDYFHEVDADIFCIQESKLQEGQIDLELEGYHQFWNYALKKGYSGTAVFTKKKPLSVKYGVGENETEPEGRIITLEFESFYLVNVYTPNSQRDLARLSYRLEWEKELLQYLLELDQIKPVIYCGDLNVAHNEIDLKNPKSNDGNSGFTKEERNKMTRLLQSGFVDSFRYVYPDAEGAYTWWSYMAKVRERNIGWRIDYFIVSERMKNAIKAAEIHCDIMGSDHCPVMLEMEL